Proteins from a genomic interval of Vreelandella profundi:
- the pdxB gene encoding 4-phosphoerythronate dehydrogenase PdxB gives MKLIIDANIPAADACFGSFGVISRVPGREITAAHLHDADALIVRSITQVNEALLANSPIRFVGTCTIGTDHIDHAALAQRNITFASAPGCNAEAVVDYVLSSLLTLAERDGWVLSERSVGIVGVGNVGRRLQARLTAMGVTTLACDPPRAEAEGEQGFHSLEAVIERCDVICLHTPLTHDGPHASYHLLNAQRIDNIAPGSVLLNAGRGDCVDGLALRSRLASQGDIRAVLDVWENEPAIDAGLRDLVSLATPHIAGHSLDGKLRGTWMIQQALARYCEKPSGHSFADICPPPALASLHIQHALAPEDALRLCVRAVYDVRRDHDALQRQALHQGLPKGFDDCRANYPLRREFATLNVQLSGDAVALEGIVRGAGFNVNAG, from the coding sequence ATGAAACTTATAATCGACGCCAATATCCCCGCCGCTGATGCCTGCTTTGGCTCGTTTGGTGTCATCAGTCGCGTGCCTGGCCGGGAAATAACGGCTGCTCACCTGCACGATGCCGATGCGCTGATTGTGCGCTCCATTACCCAGGTTAACGAAGCGCTGCTAGCAAACAGCCCGATACGCTTTGTCGGCACCTGCACGATCGGCACCGATCATATCGATCATGCTGCGCTCGCTCAGCGGAATATCACATTCGCAAGCGCCCCGGGTTGCAATGCTGAAGCGGTGGTCGACTACGTGTTGAGCAGTTTATTGACGCTAGCGGAGCGCGATGGCTGGGTGCTTAGCGAGCGCAGCGTCGGTATTGTGGGGGTAGGTAATGTGGGTCGCCGGCTGCAAGCACGGCTAACGGCCATGGGCGTGACTACGCTCGCCTGTGACCCGCCCAGGGCAGAGGCCGAGGGTGAGCAAGGATTTCACTCGCTAGAGGCTGTCATCGAGCGCTGTGACGTGATTTGCCTGCATACGCCGCTGACTCACGACGGCCCTCATGCCAGCTATCATCTGCTCAATGCTCAGCGTATCGATAACATCGCGCCGGGTAGCGTGTTGCTTAATGCTGGGCGGGGTGACTGTGTGGACGGCCTGGCGCTGCGTAGCCGTTTAGCCAGCCAGGGCGATATCCGCGCGGTGCTTGATGTATGGGAGAACGAGCCCGCCATCGACGCTGGCTTACGTGACCTGGTCTCGCTGGCGACACCGCACATTGCGGGGCATAGCCTGGATGGTAAGCTGCGGGGCACTTGGATGATTCAGCAGGCGTTAGCCCGTTACTGCGAAAAGCCTAGCGGCCACTCGTTTGCCGATATCTGCCCGCCGCCTGCGCTGGCATCGCTGCATATACAGCATGCGCTGGCGCCGGAAGATGCGCTGCGGCTATGTGTGCGAGCCGTCTATGACGTGCGCCGCGATCACGATGCGCTGCAGCGCCAAGCATTGCATCAGGGATTGCCCAAAGGTTTTGATGATTGTCGTGCTAACTACCCGTTGCGGCGAGAGTTCGCCACGCTCAACGTGCAGCTGTCAGGGGACGCGGTAGCGCTAGAAGGTATCGTGCGTGGGGCTGGGTTTAATGTGAATGCTGGTTAG
- the rmf gene encoding ribosome modulation factor — MKRQKRDRFQRAYVHGYKAGVSGRSRDDCPSQDINLREYWMSGWREGRGDQWDGMTGVSGIHKNPMVMT, encoded by the coding sequence ATGAAACGACAAAAGCGTGATCGCTTCCAGCGGGCATATGTCCACGGCTATAAAGCAGGTGTATCGGGTCGCTCTCGTGATGATTGTCCCAGTCAAGATATCAATTTACGCGAATACTGGATGAGCGGTTGGCGTGAAGGTCGCGGCGACCAGTGGGACGGGATGACCGGCGTTTCCGGTATCCACAAAAATCCCATGGTCATGACTTAA
- a CDS encoding quinone-dependent dihydroorotate dehydrogenase, whose translation MYALARSLFFRIDPETSHGIALSALESLHRIGGVPRLFGQPVNDPIELMGLRFANRVGLAAGLDKNADHLDALGALGFGFVEVGTVTPEPQPGNPKPRLFRLAQHDAIINRFGFNNKGVEHLIQQVKKRHYGGIVGINIGKNLTTAVEQALDDYLLCLDAVHSCADYIAVNVSSPNTPGLRSLQFGEQLDALLGPIRARATALNTQAGRHVPLLIKIAPDMSEEEVALMAGSIERNALDGVIATNTTVSREAVQGDPQADEAGGLSGRPVFEASNRIIRQLREHLPTLPIIGVGGIDSAAAATAKIAAGADLVQLYSGLIYQGPKLVGECAKVLKTSGTKKAH comes from the coding sequence ATGTACGCCCTTGCCCGCTCGCTGTTCTTTCGTATCGATCCAGAAACCTCCCACGGGATCGCGCTAAGCGCGCTTGAGTCACTGCATCGTATCGGTGGCGTGCCGCGCTTGTTTGGTCAGCCGGTCAATGATCCTATCGAGTTAATGGGGCTACGGTTTGCTAATCGGGTTGGCTTGGCCGCCGGGCTGGACAAGAATGCAGACCATCTTGACGCGCTGGGTGCGCTGGGATTTGGGTTTGTAGAGGTCGGGACCGTCACCCCAGAGCCACAGCCAGGCAACCCCAAGCCACGGCTATTTCGCTTGGCTCAGCATGACGCGATCATCAACCGCTTTGGTTTTAATAACAAAGGGGTTGAGCATCTGATTCAACAGGTTAAAAAACGCCATTACGGCGGCATTGTGGGCATCAACATTGGTAAAAACCTAACCACCGCGGTAGAGCAGGCGCTGGACGATTACCTGCTGTGTCTAGACGCAGTGCATTCTTGCGCGGATTACATTGCCGTTAATGTCTCCTCGCCGAATACGCCTGGCCTGCGCAGCCTACAGTTTGGTGAACAGCTAGATGCACTGCTGGGGCCTATTCGCGCGCGCGCCACAGCGTTAAATACGCAAGCGGGTCGCCACGTGCCTCTGCTGATCAAAATTGCCCCAGACATGAGCGAAGAAGAAGTCGCGCTGATGGCGGGAAGCATTGAGCGCAACGCGTTGGATGGCGTCATCGCTACCAATACCACTGTTTCCCGTGAGGCGGTTCAGGGCGACCCACAGGCTGACGAGGCCGGTGGGCTGTCAGGGCGGCCGGTTTTCGAGGCGTCTAATCGTATTATTCGACAGCTGCGTGAGCATTTGCCAACGCTGCCCATTATAGGCGTCGGGGGGATTGATAGTGCCGCTGCGGCTACGGCGAAAATTGCCGCTGGTGCGGATTTAGTGCAGCTTTATTCAGGCTTGATTTATCAAGGCCCGAAGCTAGTGGGCGAGTGTGCTAAGGTATTGAAGACATCCGGCACTAAAAAAGCCCACTGA
- a CDS encoding glutaredoxin family protein codes for MIRLSLYTTQGCHLCTQLETLVATLTNQRVWLHHIEISDDAELVERYGTRIPVLMDSRGDELERGFELARLSAWLRERGWLNETALAALATPPDAAAPSGAHERSGRRFLG; via the coding sequence ATGATTCGGCTATCGCTTTATACAACCCAGGGCTGCCACCTATGCACTCAGCTAGAGACGTTGGTGGCCACGCTGACGAATCAACGAGTGTGGCTGCATCATATTGAGATTAGCGATGATGCTGAGCTGGTCGAGCGCTACGGTACGCGCATACCGGTGCTGATGGATAGTCGAGGGGATGAGCTGGAACGTGGCTTCGAATTAGCGCGCTTGAGCGCTTGGCTACGTGAACGCGGCTGGTTGAATGAAACGGCGCTGGCGGCGCTTGCAACGCCGCCAGATGCTGCGGCACCTAGCGGTGCTCATGAGCGTAGCGGGCGACGCTTTTTAGGCTAG
- a CDS encoding NAD-glutamate dehydrogenase codes for MHYVAIEESRQDLLKQLQERLNARLEPARAATVDAFARHFYATVPVEDLVDRRLDDLYGATLSIWQFLQHHDPQSPKVRVFNPDFEENGWQSTHTFVAVLHEDMPFLVDSVRIELNRRGLTVHAIQNAVLAVARDERHQLQSLTSPRDENAPEARESLIVIEVDRHTDTALLEKIEQNLHEVLRDVRTAVGDYDAMCSQITESIQELEKNCPPQIDPDDHEEAIAFLEWLLKDNFTFLGYDEYCLEDGELGSQLQRDNDSVLGVFRLDQPRYCERIRTEEGVDEDNGYVLVPQLLSFAKSAHHSRVHRPTYPDYITVDRYDDDGNVIGERRFFGLFTSTVYNESPRNIPLLRRRLKAVMDIAGFNPQGHNGKQLLQVLEVYPRDDLFQIDTESLASTSLGILNIRERRQVRLFIRADISGKFYSCLVFVPRDVFTTDLRQRIQNVLCDELDAHFGDFNTYLSESVLARIQLILRFNGDAPSDYDLKRLESKVARLARSWRDELQSAMIEGFGEEHANHLMDQFREAFSASYREDFSARTAVFDVQHLLTLDNGDDLSLSLYRPLEEQGGGVNLKLFHRESQIPLSDVLPMMENLGLRVIGERPYDINAPGQRYWIHDFELEHSGTDVNLSDMRDVFSEAFKRIWAGEADNDAFNRLIIGAGLDWREVAMLRGYARYLKQIRFGMSQDYIAATLANYPAITKELVALFSLRFDPEQQSHATDDSIARLNEHLEGVGSLNDDQLLRRFMELILATLRTNYYQLAEDGRFKDYIAYKLEPSKVTGMPKPRPMFEIFVCSPRVEGVHLRGGKVARGGLRWSDRFEDYRTEVLGLVKAQQVKNAVIVPVGAKGGFVCKRMPENASREVVQKEGIACYQIFIRALLDVTDNLVGSEVVPPTNVVRHDEDDAYLVVAADKGTATFSDIANAISIEYGHWLGDAFASGGENGYDHKKMAITARGAWESVKRHFKNLDLDTQRELFSVVGIGDMAGDVFGNGMLLSDKIQLVSAFNHLHIFVDPNPDADAAFAERKRLFALPRSSWEDYSQELISAGGGIFSRSAKSIAITPEMQQVFGIEEARLSPNELIRAMLKSKVDLIWNGGIGTYVKGSDETDADVGDKANDTLRINGNDLNCRVVGEGGNLGMTQRGRMEAAANGVRVYTDFIDNAGGVNCSDHEVNIKILIDEVVKRGDMTEKQRNQLLAEMTDEVADLVILDNYRQSQALDLSAILSNQSLGPYRRFISELEAAGQIDRELEFLPTDEVLKERGSNAQGMRLPELSVLISYAKSTLKGDLITSDVPDDSYIHRHLERLFPRVLVERFKDEMYEHRLKREIVATQVANDLVDHMGIVFVRRLIDSTGAGRADVARAYVVARDSFNLAGLWAQIEALDNQVPNRIQYSMMLDLMRLIRRATRWFVRQHMGLSTQDTIEYFAPRLAQLQEGIGELLSGEELSGWNARRDELLDAGVPEALASTVAASSSLYAGLGIIQAARLTNEKPQRVAEVLYAIGSRLELPWMIQQVNQLEVRDAWQAQARETFRDDIERQQLALTTSVLKLDAGSRDAEERVAQWLDQHADLHRRWCRLIEEVRSGNEGGFALFAVAVRELVDLAESDSEA; via the coding sequence ATGCACTACGTTGCGATTGAAGAGAGCCGGCAAGATCTTTTGAAACAGCTGCAGGAACGACTAAATGCGCGGTTAGAGCCTGCCCGCGCGGCAACTGTAGATGCCTTCGCTCGACACTTTTATGCCACCGTGCCGGTGGAAGACCTAGTGGATCGTCGCTTAGACGACCTGTATGGCGCCACGCTGTCGATCTGGCAGTTCTTGCAGCACCACGACCCGCAAAGCCCCAAGGTACGGGTGTTTAATCCCGACTTTGAAGAGAACGGCTGGCAGTCGACACACACCTTTGTGGCTGTTCTGCATGAGGATATGCCGTTTCTAGTTGACTCGGTGCGTATCGAGCTTAACCGTCGCGGTTTGACGGTTCACGCCATTCAAAACGCCGTGCTGGCAGTGGCGCGTGATGAGCGCCATCAGCTGCAGTCGCTGACGTCGCCACGCGATGAGAACGCGCCTGAAGCGCGTGAGTCGCTAATCGTGATTGAGGTCGACCGCCATACCGATACGGCGCTGCTGGAAAAAATTGAGCAAAATTTGCACGAAGTGCTGCGCGATGTACGTACTGCCGTGGGCGATTACGACGCCATGTGCTCGCAAATTACCGAGTCGATTCAAGAGCTAGAAAAAAACTGCCCGCCGCAAATTGATCCCGACGACCACGAAGAGGCGATTGCCTTTTTAGAGTGGCTACTCAAGGATAACTTTACCTTCCTGGGCTACGATGAATATTGCTTGGAAGACGGCGAGCTAGGAAGCCAACTGCAGCGCGATAACGACAGCGTGCTGGGCGTTTTCCGCCTAGACCAGCCGCGTTACTGTGAGCGTATTCGCACCGAAGAGGGTGTGGATGAGGACAATGGCTACGTGCTGGTGCCCCAGCTGCTTTCCTTCGCGAAAAGTGCGCATCATTCGCGGGTACATCGCCCTACGTATCCTGATTACATCACCGTTGACCGCTACGACGATGACGGCAATGTTATTGGCGAGCGGCGTTTCTTCGGTTTGTTTACCTCGACGGTTTATAACGAATCGCCACGCAATATTCCGCTGCTACGCCGTCGGCTGAAAGCGGTGATGGATATCGCTGGCTTCAATCCTCAGGGGCATAACGGTAAGCAGCTGCTTCAGGTATTGGAAGTCTATCCCCGCGATGATCTGTTTCAGATTGACACCGAGTCGCTTGCCAGCACTTCGCTTGGCATTCTGAATATTCGTGAGCGCCGCCAGGTGCGGCTATTTATCCGCGCCGATATCAGTGGCAAGTTCTACTCCTGCCTGGTCTTTGTACCTCGCGATGTGTTTACGACGGACCTGCGTCAGCGAATTCAAAACGTGCTGTGCGACGAGCTGGATGCCCACTTTGGCGATTTCAATACTTATCTCTCCGAGTCGGTGCTGGCGCGTATTCAGCTGATTCTGCGCTTTAACGGCGATGCGCCAAGCGACTACGATCTCAAGCGCCTTGAAAGCAAAGTGGCGCGGCTAGCGCGTAGCTGGCGGGATGAGCTGCAAAGCGCGATGATTGAAGGCTTTGGTGAAGAGCACGCGAATCACCTGATGGATCAGTTCCGCGAAGCGTTTTCAGCCAGCTACCGTGAAGACTTCTCGGCGCGTACGGCGGTGTTTGACGTCCAGCATCTGCTAACGCTGGACAACGGCGATGACCTTTCGCTGTCGCTTTATCGCCCGCTAGAAGAGCAAGGCGGCGGTGTGAACCTGAAACTGTTCCACCGCGAATCGCAAATTCCGCTCTCAGACGTGCTGCCGATGATGGAAAATCTCGGCCTGCGGGTAATCGGTGAGCGTCCCTACGACATTAACGCCCCCGGCCAGCGCTACTGGATTCACGATTTCGAGCTTGAGCACAGCGGTACGGACGTCAATCTAAGCGACATGCGCGATGTGTTTAGCGAAGCCTTCAAGCGCATATGGGCCGGCGAAGCTGACAACGATGCCTTCAACCGCCTGATTATTGGCGCGGGGCTCGACTGGCGAGAAGTCGCGATGCTGCGCGGCTACGCACGCTATCTCAAACAAATCCGCTTTGGTATGTCTCAGGATTACATTGCCGCTACGCTGGCGAATTATCCGGCGATCACCAAAGAACTGGTGGCGCTATTCAGCCTGCGCTTTGATCCTGAACAGCAGAGCCATGCAACCGATGACTCCATTGCGCGTTTGAACGAGCACTTGGAAGGCGTTGGCAGCCTTAACGATGACCAGCTGCTGCGCCGCTTTATGGAGCTGATCCTCGCCACGCTGCGGACCAACTATTATCAGCTCGCCGAAGACGGCCGCTTTAAAGACTATATCGCCTATAAGCTTGAGCCCTCCAAAGTCACCGGTATGCCTAAGCCGCGGCCGATGTTTGAGATTTTTGTCTGCTCGCCACGGGTTGAGGGCGTGCATCTGCGCGGCGGTAAAGTGGCGCGTGGCGGTCTGCGCTGGTCTGATCGTTTTGAAGACTACCGCACCGAAGTATTAGGGCTAGTCAAAGCACAGCAGGTGAAGAATGCGGTGATCGTGCCGGTAGGCGCCAAAGGCGGCTTCGTTTGCAAACGCATGCCTGAGAATGCCAGCCGTGAAGTGGTGCAAAAAGAAGGCATTGCCTGCTATCAGATATTTATTCGCGCGCTGCTGGATGTCACGGATAACTTAGTCGGCAGCGAGGTTGTACCGCCGACAAATGTTGTTCGCCATGATGAGGACGATGCGTACTTGGTCGTCGCTGCAGATAAAGGCACCGCGACGTTCTCTGATATCGCTAACGCTATTTCTATTGAGTACGGCCATTGGCTGGGCGATGCGTTTGCGTCGGGCGGCGAAAATGGCTACGACCATAAGAAAATGGCGATTACCGCCCGCGGCGCCTGGGAGTCCGTTAAGCGACACTTCAAAAACCTTGATTTGGATACCCAGCGTGAGCTGTTCAGCGTGGTCGGGATCGGCGACATGGCCGGTGATGTGTTCGGCAACGGCATGCTGCTTTCCGACAAAATTCAGCTGGTAAGTGCGTTTAACCATCTGCATATCTTTGTCGATCCTAATCCGGATGCCGACGCCGCCTTTGCTGAGCGCAAACGGCTGTTTGCACTGCCGCGCTCCAGCTGGGAAGACTACAGCCAGGAGCTGATCTCTGCCGGTGGCGGTATCTTTAGCCGCAGCGCTAAGTCGATCGCTATCACGCCTGAAATGCAGCAGGTATTTGGCATTGAGGAGGCGCGCCTTTCGCCTAATGAGCTGATTCGCGCCATGCTCAAATCCAAGGTGGATTTGATTTGGAACGGCGGTATCGGTACCTATGTGAAAGGCTCTGATGAGACCGACGCTGACGTGGGTGACAAAGCCAACGACACGCTGCGGATTAACGGCAACGATTTGAACTGTCGGGTGGTCGGAGAGGGCGGCAACCTTGGTATGACCCAGCGCGGACGTATGGAAGCGGCTGCCAACGGCGTACGTGTGTATACCGATTTCATTGATAACGCGGGCGGCGTGAACTGCTCTGACCACGAGGTCAATATCAAAATCTTGATTGACGAAGTGGTCAAACGTGGCGATATGACTGAAAAACAGCGCAACCAGCTGTTAGCGGAAATGACAGACGAAGTGGCCGATCTGGTCATCCTGGATAATTACCGCCAAAGTCAGGCGCTAGACCTATCGGCGATTCTTTCTAATCAATCGCTGGGGCCCTATCGCCGCTTTATCAGCGAGCTGGAGGCTGCCGGGCAGATCGATCGCGAGCTTGAGTTCCTGCCCACCGATGAGGTGTTAAAAGAGCGCGGCAGCAATGCGCAAGGTATGCGCCTGCCGGAACTTTCGGTACTGATTTCTTATGCCAAGAGCACGCTGAAGGGCGATTTGATCACGTCCGATGTGCCCGACGACAGCTACATTCATCGCCATCTTGAGCGGCTGTTCCCAAGGGTGTTGGTTGAGCGTTTTAAAGATGAAATGTATGAGCACCGTCTAAAGCGTGAAATCGTTGCGACCCAAGTCGCCAACGACTTGGTGGATCACATGGGCATCGTGTTTGTGCGCCGCCTGATTGACTCAACCGGGGCGGGCCGTGCTGACGTTGCGCGCGCCTACGTGGTGGCGCGCGATAGCTTCAACTTGGCCGGGCTGTGGGCGCAAATTGAGGCCTTGGATAACCAGGTGCCTAACCGCATTCAGTATTCCATGATGCTCGATTTGATGCGCTTAATTCGCCGCGCTACGCGCTGGTTCGTGCGCCAGCACATGGGGCTTTCCACCCAGGATACTATTGAGTATTTCGCTCCACGCTTGGCGCAGTTGCAAGAAGGAATCGGTGAGCTGCTGAGTGGCGAAGAGCTTAGCGGCTGGAATGCGCGCCGTGACGAGCTGTTAGACGCCGGTGTGCCTGAAGCCTTAGCGTCTACCGTCGCGGCGTCATCAAGCCTTTACGCCGGCTTAGGTATCATCCAAGCCGCTCGTTTAACCAATGAAAAACCTCAGCGAGTCGCCGAGGTGCTGTACGCCATTGGCAGCCGGTTAGAACTGCCGTGGATGATTCAGCAGGTGAACCAATTGGAAGTTCGTGACGCTTGGCAGGCCCAGGCACGGGAAACTTTCCGTGACGATATCGAGCGCCAGCAGCTGGCCCTAACCACCAGCGTATTGAAGCTTGATGCGGGTAGTCGCGATGCTGAGGAGCGTGTGGCGCAGTGGTTAGATCAGCACGCTGATCTGCATCGCCGCTGGTGTCGTCTTATCGAAGAGGTGCGCAGCGGGAATGAGGGTGGCTTTGCACTCTTCGCCGTGGCGGTGCGCGAACTGGTGGATCTGGCCGAGAGCGATAGCGAAGCCTAA
- the rlmKL gene encoding bifunctional 23S rRNA (guanine(2069)-N(7))-methyltransferase RlmK/23S rRNA (guanine(2445)-N(2))-methyltransferase RlmL, producing the protein MTEPSQNAPLSLLATCPKGIEGLLHDELMALGATPGKTTVAGVYFTASQAIAYRVCLWSRLANRIILTLVRESMIDTAEQVRDVVARIAWTNHLAPGNTLAVDFHGRSEQIRHTRFGAQTVKDGVVDALQLAGQERPNVDIKTPHLRIYAHLHRMNLTIGLDLSGESLHRRGYRLDVGHAPLKENLAAALLVRAGWPERLKAGEPLIDPLCGAGTLLIEAAMMAADQAPNLNRARFGFHGWAGHDDALWHEQKREAEARASIGRKRCKAQLLGFDQSPAALTAAKANAMRAGIPALMTLHGQSLAQLTRPDTLTAQSGLLITNPPYGERLGELPELVRLYAQLGEKAKALFPGWTLAVFTGNPDLGHRLAMRAHKQYALKNGALDAKLLLMDVGGPAHAPDAESAASADNGGVASAASAESREASNEVSAASDTQVVANDSAAPKAQDNAQMFANRLIKNQKRLKKWLKQSGETSYRVYDADMPEYALAVDRYGDRVHVQEYAAPSSINPSQAQKRLYDALEVMPEALNVDASKIYIKRRERQTGSAQYQKRGASGERFEVQEGDARLWVNLRDYLDTGLFLDHRPVRRMLGEMASGKRFLNLFCYTATATVQAALGGASDSVSVDMSNTYLEWAKDNFALNKLDTRLHRVVRDDCFRWLETASTEFDLIFMDPPTFSNSKKMRDTLDVQRDHPRLVDLAMARLAPGGTLVFSNNQRRFKLDEALSERYAVEDITGRSFDPDFQRRTNLHHVFLLRHPAAH; encoded by the coding sequence ATGACTGAGCCGAGTCAAAACGCCCCCTTAAGTCTGCTAGCCACCTGCCCGAAAGGCATTGAAGGCCTGCTGCACGATGAACTCATGGCGCTGGGCGCCACGCCGGGTAAAACAACGGTGGCTGGCGTTTATTTTACTGCCAGCCAAGCGATTGCCTATCGCGTATGCCTGTGGTCGAGATTAGCCAACCGCATCATTTTAACGCTGGTGCGCGAGTCGATGATCGATACCGCCGAGCAGGTGCGCGACGTGGTCGCGCGCATTGCCTGGACAAACCACTTGGCGCCCGGCAACACGCTGGCGGTGGATTTTCATGGCCGCAGTGAGCAGATACGGCATACCCGCTTTGGCGCACAAACGGTCAAAGACGGCGTGGTCGATGCGCTGCAGCTGGCGGGGCAGGAACGCCCCAACGTCGATATTAAAACGCCGCATTTGCGTATTTATGCTCACCTGCACCGGATGAACTTGACCATTGGCCTCGATCTTTCAGGTGAAAGTTTGCACCGCCGTGGCTATCGACTCGATGTTGGCCATGCCCCACTGAAAGAAAATTTGGCCGCCGCGCTGCTGGTGCGTGCGGGATGGCCGGAACGACTTAAAGCCGGTGAGCCGCTGATTGACCCGCTGTGTGGCGCGGGAACGCTGCTTATTGAAGCCGCGATGATGGCCGCCGATCAAGCGCCTAACCTCAATCGCGCGCGGTTTGGTTTTCACGGCTGGGCAGGGCACGATGACGCCCTATGGCATGAGCAAAAGCGTGAAGCCGAAGCGCGCGCATCGATTGGCCGTAAACGTTGCAAAGCCCAGCTGTTAGGTTTTGATCAGAGTCCGGCGGCACTAACGGCTGCGAAAGCCAACGCTATGCGGGCCGGTATCCCCGCGTTAATGACCCTGCATGGTCAGAGTCTTGCTCAGCTTACCCGGCCCGATACGCTGACCGCGCAAAGCGGCCTGCTGATTACTAATCCGCCTTATGGCGAGCGCCTGGGTGAGCTGCCCGAGCTTGTGCGCCTATACGCGCAGCTGGGCGAGAAAGCCAAAGCACTGTTCCCTGGCTGGACGCTGGCAGTCTTTACCGGCAACCCTGATTTGGGTCATCGGCTAGCAATGCGGGCGCACAAGCAGTACGCGCTCAAAAACGGCGCCCTGGATGCCAAGCTGCTGCTGATGGATGTGGGTGGGCCGGCGCATGCCCCTGATGCCGAGAGCGCGGCTTCCGCGGATAATGGCGGGGTGGCGTCAGCGGCTAGCGCAGAAAGTCGTGAGGCCTCAAATGAAGTCTCGGCTGCTTCCGATACGCAAGTGGTTGCAAACGATTCAGCTGCGCCAAAAGCTCAAGACAATGCGCAAATGTTTGCCAATCGCCTGATCAAAAATCAGAAGCGCCTGAAAAAGTGGCTGAAGCAGAGCGGCGAAACGAGCTACCGCGTGTACGACGCCGATATGCCCGAGTATGCCCTGGCGGTGGACCGTTACGGTGATCGTGTGCACGTGCAGGAATATGCGGCGCCCAGCTCAATCAACCCTTCTCAGGCGCAAAAGCGCTTGTATGACGCCTTGGAAGTGATGCCAGAGGCGCTGAACGTTGATGCCAGTAAAATCTATATTAAACGCCGCGAACGGCAGACTGGCAGCGCCCAGTATCAAAAGCGTGGCGCGAGCGGTGAGCGTTTTGAAGTGCAGGAGGGAGACGCGCGGCTTTGGGTGAATCTGCGTGACTATCTCGACACCGGATTATTTCTGGATCATCGTCCGGTGCGTCGCATGCTGGGTGAAATGGCCAGCGGCAAGCGCTTCTTAAACTTGTTCTGTTATACCGCTACGGCAACGGTGCAAGCGGCATTGGGCGGCGCTAGTGACAGCGTCAGCGTGGATATGTCTAACACCTATCTTGAGTGGGCTAAAGACAACTTCGCGCTGAATAAGCTTGATACACGCCTGCACCGGGTCGTACGCGATGACTGCTTCCGCTGGTTAGAAACCGCGAGTACCGAGTTTGATCTGATCTTCATGGATCCGCCGACATTTTCTAACTCTAAGAAGATGCGCGACACGCTAGATGTGCAGCGTGACCATCCGCGTCTCGTGGATCTCGCTATGGCGCGCTTAGCACCCGGCGGCACGCTAGTGTTTTCTAACAACCAGCGGCGATTTAAGCTGGATGAAGCGCTCAGCGAACGTTACGCGGTAGAGGATATTACCGGACGCAGCTTTGACCCCGACTTCCAGCGGCGGACTAATTTGCACCATGTGTTCCTACTCCGTCATCCAGCGGCGCATTAA